The Deinococcus sp. Leaf326 sequence CTCCCCGATTTCGGTGCCGGCGTCAAGCGTCAGGACGTCGCCCGTGGCGTAGTCGGTCACGGGGCTGCCGAGGTCGTGCCCGTACGCCACGGCGCGCACCACGATGTCGCGGTCGGTCAGGATGCCGCGCAGGGTCTGGCCGTCCATGACCAGCACATTGCCGATGTCCTGTTCGCGCATGAGGGTGGCCGCTTCCTTGAGGGTCGCGCCGCTGTCCACCGTGCTGAGGTCCTGCGTCATGATGTCCCGGAGAGTCGCCATAACCTCAGCCTAGGCCCCCGCGCTGCCGGGCGGGTGGGCCGGGGCTTAGGGCTTCGTCAAGCTCCGGCGGGGCGCAAGCTGACGGCCAGCTCAAGGGGGCCTGAACTTCGTCTGAACACAGGTGGGCGCGGCCCGCCAGTCCTGGCCCGTACCATAGGGCAGATGCGTGTTCCCGCCCCTACCCTTTTGTGCAGCGCCCTGCTGGCGACCGGCGCGCTGACCCTCGTTCCGGCCTGCGCCGCCAGGCCCGAGGCGGCCCCGGCCGCCGTCCAGACGGGCCGCACGCCGGTGCTGACCCCCGTGGTGGTGGCCCGCTACCCCCACGCCACCGACGCCTTCACCGAGGGGCTGCAGTACCTCGGCGGCGGCACCTACATCGAGAGCACGGGCGAGGTCGAGGGCAGCAGCATCTCGGGCGTGCGCCGGGTGGACCTCAAGACCGGGCGGCCCCAGCGGGAGGTTCCCACCCCCCTGTCCGGCGCCTTCGGCGAGGGCGTGACCGTCCTGAACGGCGCGGCCTACCACCTGACCTGGAAGGACGGCGTGGCGTTCGCGCTCGACGCCGTGACCCTGCGCGAGACCGGGCGTTACCGCTACCAGGGCGAGGGCTGGGGCATCACCAACGACGGCAGGAGCCTGATCATGGGTAGTGGCAGCCCCGAGATCGTGTGGCGCGACCCGCGCACCTTCGCCGTGCAAAAGCGCCTGACCGTCACCGACCAGGGTCAGCCGGTGCGCAACCTCAACGAACTCGAATACGTGCAGGGCAGCCTGTACGCCAACATCTGGCTCACCGACCGCATCGCGCGGATCGACCCGGCGACCGGAAAGGTCACGGCCTGGATCGACGTGTCGGCCCTGACCCGCGAGGTCAGCAGCCGCACCGCGGGGATGACCTTTGACGACGTGGCGAATGGCATCGCCTTCGTGCCTGAGCGCGGCACCCTGCTCCTGACCGGCAAGCGCTGGCCCACGCTGTTCGAGGTCCGACTGCCCGGCCTGAAGGCCGAAGCCGCCACCACCGGTGCGGGCCGGACGCGCACGAACTGAGGTCGGCTGGGGCAGTCAGGCCAGTCGGGAAGAAGGCAGCCGCGCTTCCACGGCTGCCCAGATCCCGGCCGACAGTTCGGCCACCGGGCGCGTGGCGTCCAGCACCACGAAGCGTCCCGGTTCGGCGGCGGCCAGGGCCAGAAAGCCCGCGCGTACCCGCGTGTGGAAGGCGAGGTCGGCGCGTTCCAGGCGGTCGGGCTGGCCCCGCCGGGCAGCGCGCGCGAGGCCCAGCGCCGGGTCGAGGTCGAGCAGCACCGTGAGGTCGGGGACCAGGCCGCCGGTCGCTTCTGTCGTCACGCGGCTCAGGAAGTCCAGGTCCAGGCCGCGCCCGTAGCCCTGGTACGCCAGCGTGGAATCGGCGTAGCGGTCGCAGACTACGGCCTCGCCGCGCGCCAGGGCGGGCCGGATCACCTCGGTCACAAGCTGCGCACGGCTGGCCGAGTACAGCAGGAACTCAGGAAGCGGTCCCATCTCCAGCTCGGGGTCCAGTACCACCCGGCGTACCTGCGTACCCAGCAGCGTGCCGCCCGGTTCGCGGGTCTCGGTGACTGCGCGGCCCGCCCCGTGCAGATGGCGGACCAGTGCCGCGAGCTGCGTGCTCTTGCCTGCGCCTTCCGGTCCCTCGAAGGTCAGGAACAGGCCGCCCGTCCCCCCGTCCGCAGCGGGCCGGCTCACAGGCCGGTGGGGAAGTTCAGGAACTGCCAGGGCAGCCCAAATTCTTCTTCCAGCCGGGCGGCCAGCGCGCGCACACCGAAGACCTCGGTCTCGTAATGCCCGGCGTACACGACGTTCACGCCGTACTCGAAGGCCTCGTGAAAGAACTTGTGTTCGGGTTCACCGGTCAGCAGGGTATCCAGGCCCATTGCGGCCGCCTCGGGGACGCTGCCCGCGCCGCTGCCCGACAGGATGCCCACGCGGCGCACCGTCGGAATGCCCCCGCCGTGCACGAGGCAGATCTCGCCGGTCAGCTTCTGGATGCGGTCGGCGAAGTCCTGCAGGCTCTGCTCGAAGGGCAATTCGCCCGCCACGCCGATCTTGTGGCCCTGCCAGTCGCCGAAGGGCACACGGTTCTGGAGGCTTAGTGCGCCCGCAATCATGGCGTTGTTGCCGACCTCGGGGTGGGCGTCGAGGGGAATGTGGGCGGCGTAGAGGTTCAGGTCGGCCATCATCGCCGTGCGCACGCGCTCGTGGTGCGGTCCCGTCAGGGCCAGGGGACGGCCCCAGAACAAGCCGTGGTGCACCAGCAGCAGGTCGGCGCCCGCATCGGCGGCGGCGCGCAATGTATTGATGCTCGTGTCCACGCTCGCGGCCACCCGGCGGACGGTCTCAGTGCCCTGAATCTGGAGGCCGTTGAGGCTGGGGTCGGGCAGGTGGCCCACGCCCAGGTAGTCGTTGAGCCAGCGCACGAGTGTGTCGCGCTCGACCTCGCCGCGCGTATGGGAAGTGCCGGAAGCAGTCATAACGGCCAGTTTAGACCCATGATGGTGCAAAACAGGGCGTTTGGAACCATCACGGCGTGGCTGCGCCGGGCCGCGCTGGGGACTGCTCTCGGCGCTCCAGTCGATTACAAGGGGTCAGCCAGAGATATCCGGGCCATCCCGGCGTTGGTATCAGCACAGGGGATTAAGCCCTTGACCGTCAGGCATGTTCCACACGGCGGCGAGATCAGCGGTGCATGGCGTATCGGGCTGGGTCAGCTCCGAGAACCGGTCGTTGACCCAGTGGGGCCGCGCCTTTCAGAAGAAACAGCGTGGAGGAGAGGCGTGCCAGTCCCTCTGCGGGCCGGCGCGCCCCCGTCTCAGTTCGCGGGGCAGCTCTTGGCCGACTGGGCCTTGACCAGATCGGCGGTGCGGGTGTCGACCTTGGTGATCACGTCGCGGTTGTCGACCTCGTTCACCACGATGCCGGGCCAGAAGAACAGTGCGAACAGGACGTTTTCCTTGCTGACCCCCTTCTTCGACTCCGCCTCAGCACGGATGTTGGCGAGCTTGCCCAGCTCGTCCTTGATCTCGGCGCAGCTCAGGTCGGTGACCGGCTTGGCGGTGGCCTGGGTGTATTTGGGCGCACAGGACGCCAGCGAGAGGGCAGCGATGAGGGTCAGAGGAAGCATCATCTTTTTCATACACTTCACAGATAACACCCTCCAGTGCCCTGCCTTACCTCATTTGAGGCCGGGGATAGATGACCTTTCCAGCACGGGTCGGACCGCTGCAAGGCTGAGCTGTGGGAGCGGCCTATTAGGCAGCCCGCACGTCCCACCGCCCGAATCCTTTATGCTGGCGGGTACATGAGTGCCGTGATTCACCTTCAGGCGCTGGGCCTGACCGAGTACGAGGCGCGCGCCTATACCGCCCTGCTGGCGCTGGGCCGGGCCGTGCCTGCACGGGTGGCGCGGCAGGCCGGCATTCCCCGTCCCAAGATCTATGAGACCCTTGAACGGCTGGAGGGCCGGGGGCTGGCGGCCAAGATGGGCCAGAATCCGCTGGAGTACGCGCCCCTGTCGGCGCGGGAGTATCTGGCCCGGTCGCGGCGGTCCTTCGACGACCGGCTCTCGGCGCTGGACCGTGACCTGTCGCGCCTGACCCCCGATCCAGCGCCCGAAGCGGTCTACCACCTGTACGGCGACGCGGCGATGCGCAGTCTCGCCGAGGACATGATCCTCAATGCCCGTCAGAGCGTGTTCATGGCCGGCGACCCCGAACTCGCGGGGCGGCTCGAACACCTCACGCCGCGCGGGGTCCAACTGCTGCGCGCCGATCTGACCGGCCTGCCCGAGATCGCTGCGCTGGGCCAGGTCGCCTTTCTGCTGGCCCGCGACGGCGAGGCCGCCCTCATCGCCCATTTTATCGGGGCTGGGCAACCGGGCGAGCCCCACGGAGTGCATACCCACAACCCCGTCATCATTCACCTGATCGAGGGCTATATCGAGCTCGCGGTGCGCCGCGCCGCGGAGGCCGAATCGGTGGTCGGCGACTGACCCGGAGGCGACCTCATCTGCGCAGACCCCACATAAACCTGTAAGACACCGGCGCGTAGGGTGAGGGTATATGAGCGTCCTCAACGGTTTGCTGTCGGCGCTGGTCCGCGAAGGCGCCAGCGATATTCACCTGCGTGCGGGTGGGCCGCCGGCCGGCCGCATCAGCGGTGAGATCCGGCGCTTCGGCGAGACCCGGCTCGCGCCCGAACACGTCGCCAATTTCGCCCGCGAGATGATGCCGCGCCCCGAGATGTGGGACCTGTTCCTGGAGAGGCGCGAGGCCGACTTCGCCTACGGACTGGCGGGGGTGGCCCGGTTCCGGGTCAACGCCTACTTCCAGCGCGGCAGCGTGAGCCTGATCATGCGCGTGATCGAGGACAAGCCCATTCCGACCTTCACGCAACTGGGGCTGCCCGAAGAGACCTTCAACCGGCTGGCCGAACACGAACGCGGCCTGATCCTGGTGACCGGTCCTACTGGCAGCGGCAAGACCACGACTCTGGCGAGCCTGCTCGACCACGTCAACGCCACGCAGGCCGTGAACATCGTGACCCTTGAAGACCCCATCGAGGTGCTGCACCGCGACCGCAAGGCCATGATCAACCAGCGCGAACTGGGCATCGACACCCTGAGCTTCTCGGCCGGGCTGCGCGCCAGCATGCGTCAGGACCCCGACATCATCCTCATCGGCGAGATGCGTGACAAGGAAACCGTCGAGGCCGCGCTCTCGGCCGCGCAGACCGGCCACCTCGTCATGAGCACGCTGCACACCCAGGACGCCATCCGCACGGTGGGGCGCATCATCGACTTCTTCGCGCCGCACGAACGCGTGACCATCCGGCAGTCGCTCTCGGAGAGTGTCGTGGGCATTGTCAGCCAGCGCCTGCTGCCCCGGGTGGGCGGCGGCCGCGTGATGGGCATGGAAGTCATGCTGGGCACCCCGACCATCCGCGAGTGCATCAAGGACCCCGAGCGCATCGACGAGATCAAGCAGGCCCTGCTCGAAGGCGGGATGCTGGGAATGCGCACCTTCGACCAGCACCTCGCCGAACTCGTGACCAGCGGTGTGATCGCCGAGGACACGGCCCTCTCGGCCGCGACGAGTCCACACGAACTGCGGCTGCTGCTCATGCGCCGGCAGTTTGCCTGAGAGAAGCAACGAACAGCGCCGCCGGGGTTGCTCCCTGGCGGCGCTGTTGTGTTTCTAGCCTGCGCTTAGTCGGTCGCTACGGCGTCGCTGCGCACGTTGGCGCTGCCCTCGGCGATGGGCACGATGGGCTTTTTCATCACGCCGAGGAGCACGGTGCTGATGGCCGTGCCGACGAGCAGGGCCACGATGTACATCGGCAGGTTGGTCACGGCATTGGGAATGAACAGCACGAAGATGCCGCCGTGCGGGGCGCGCAGCAGGCAGCCCGAGGCCATGCTGATGGCGCCCGCCGCCGCCGAACCGATCATCAGCGAGGGAATCACGCGCAGGGGATCACGGGCGGCGAAGGGAATCGCGCCTTCGGTGATGAACGAGATGCCCAGCACGCCCGCCGCCTTGCCCGCCTCGCGTTCGTCGGTGGTGAAGCGGTTCTTGAAGAGGAGGGTGGCGAAGAACAGCGCCAGGGGAGGCGTCATGCCCGCGACCATCGCGGCGGCGATGGGCCCGTAGACCTGGTTGGTCAGGAGGCCGGTGCTGAAGGTGTAGGCCGCCTTGTTGATCGGCCCCCCCATGTCGAACGCCATCATGGCGCCGATCACAGCCCCCAGTGCACCCGCCGAGGTCTGGCCCAGGCCCTGGAGCCAGTTCGAGGCGGCGGTCAGCGCGGCGGCGACCGGCTTGCCCACCACGTAGACCATGATCAGGCCAGTGATGGCGGTGCCCAGCAGCGGCAGCAGGAGCGTGGGCTTGAGGCCCTCGAGCGTGCGAGGCAGCTTGATGCCCTGGTTGAGCCAGCGCGTGACGTACCCGGCCAGGAAGCCCGCGATGAGGCCCCCCAGAAAGCCGCTGCCGCCGCCCAGCGCCAGCAGGCCGCCGATCATGCCCGGCGCGAGGCCGGGGCGGTCGGCGATGGAGTAGGCGATGTACCCGGCCAGCACCGGCACGAACAGCCCGAAGGCCCCGGTGCCGCCCCCGATCTGGAGCAGTGCGGCCCCGAAGGAGCCGGGCGGTGGGTTGATGCCCCCGAACGCGAAGGCCAGCGCGATGAGCAGGCCGCCCGCGACCACGAAGGGCAGCATGTGCGACACGCCGGTCATGAGGTGCTTGTAGGCGCTGGGTACGCCCGCGTTCTTGGCGTTCTTGGCCGCCGATGCCTGGGCCACGTAGTCGCCGCCCCCGCCCGGGGCCGCTGCCGCGCCGGCCACGCCGTACACCGTCGCCTGCTCCAGCGCTGTGGTGACGACCGCCGCGCCGTCCTTGATGGCGGGTTTGGTGCCGGTCTGGTACACCCGCTTGCCCTGAAAGCGGTCGAGGTTGACGTTCGTGTCGGCCGCGATGATGACCACGTCGGCCGCCGCGATGTCCTGTGCCGTGAGCGGGTTGCCCGCACCCACGCTGCCCTGCGTCTCGATCTTGACGTCGTAGCCCAGTTTCTTCGCGCCTCCCTCCAGGCCCTCGGCTGCCATGAAGGTGTGCGCGATGCCCGTGGGGCACGACGTGATGCCCACGACCTTCTTCGGGCTGCTGCCGGGGGTGACGGCTGGGGTGACAGGCGCGGCGGTGGCCGGAGCCGGGGGCGCCTTCTGGAGTGTGGGCTGTGCGGAGCCGGTGGGCTGCGTGGCCGCGCCGGTCGCACGTGAGATCAGCTCCGAAGCATTACGGATGGCGTCCTGGGTGCTCGCGTGGATGACGGTCTTGCCGGCGAAGCGCGACTCGTCGACCCGGACGTCGGCGGCCAGGATCACGGCGTCGGCCGCCTCGATCTCGGCACGGGTCAGGGTGTCGCCCGACCCGACGCTGCCCTGGGTCTCGGCGCGGAGTTCGTGGCCGGCCCCGGTCGCCGCGCGCCGCAGCGCCTCTGCGGCCATGAAGGTGTGGGCAATGCCTGTGGGACAGGCGGTAACGGCGACCAGTTTAGCCATGATGCGCGCCTCCTAATGAGGGGAACAGGGGAGAGTAACGTGAGGAAAACGGTGGGAAAAGAAGCCCGGACGAACTACAGAACCGACACCTGCACCTGCGCGGCGTAGCCGTCGAGTTCCGAGCGGGGCGGCAGGTGCGCGCCCAGGCGGGTGATGTTGCCCACGCTGAAGCTCGTGGCGCGGCGGGCAGCGTCCGGCAGGTCCGATCCGGTGAGGTGTGAGGCGACGAGTCCGGCCACCATCGCGTCGCCCGCCCCGACGGTTGAGACGACCTGCACGCGCGGCGGGACGGCCCGCACAGCTCCGGCCGCCGTGACGATCAGGGCGCCCTGCTCGCCCTGCGACACCGCCACGACCTCGGCGCCGCGCGACAGCAGTTCGTGGGCAGCAGCCAGCACCTCGGCCTCGGTGCCCAGCGTCCGGCCCAGCGCGGCCTCCAGCTCGTGGATGTTCGGCTTGACGAGCTGCGGCAGCGTGGCGGCGTTCAGCACCGCAGTCAGGGCCGCGCCGCTCGTGTCCAGGGCCACGTAGGCCCCGGCCGCGCGCAGTTCGGCCGCGAGTTCGGCATACAGCTCTCCCGGCACGCCGGGCGGCAGGCTGCCTGCCAGCACGAACACGCCGGGCTGGGCCGCCCGTTCGCGCAGGCGGGCGCGCACCGCTTCCAGGTGCTCGGGCGACGCGCTCAGGCCCGGCAGGTTGATGTCGGTGGTCTCCTGCGCCGCGTGATCGCTGAGCTTGACCCCGACCCGGGTCGAGCCGGGCACCCGCACAAAGGCGTCCGTGATCCCCTTACTGCGCAGCAGCGTCTCGAAGGGAGCCGCGTTGTCTGCGCCCAGCAGGCCGGTGGCCGTCACGTTCAGGCCGCCCGGCTCGTCCCGGCCCCAGTCGGCCAGGAAGGAGGCCACGTTCACGCCCTTGCCGCCCGCGTCGGTCTGGAGGCTCTGGCCGCTGTTGACCTCGCCCAGCTGCAGGCCGTCCACCCGCACGGTCATGTCGAGCGCTGGGTTGAGGGTCAGGGTCACGACGTTCGCCATAACCTAGCCCCGCACCAGCGCGCGCACGGCCTCGGCGTTGGGCTGCGCGAGGGCCTCGGCGGCCAGGCGGCGCAGTTCCTCGGCGCTGCGGCGGCGCAGGGCGGCCTTGACGGTCGCGACCTGCGGCGTGCTCACCGACAGTTCCTTGACGCCCAGGCCCGCGAGCATCAGCGCGCCCACCTCGTCG is a genomic window containing:
- a CDS encoding Nif3-like dinuclear metal center hexameric protein, whose amino-acid sequence is MTASGTSHTRGEVERDTLVRWLNDYLGVGHLPDPSLNGLQIQGTETVRRVAASVDTSINTLRAAADAGADLLLVHHGLFWGRPLALTGPHHERVRTAMMADLNLYAAHIPLDAHPEVGNNAMIAGALSLQNRVPFGDWQGHKIGVAGELPFEQSLQDFADRIQKLTGEICLVHGGGIPTVRRVGILSGSGAGSVPEAAAMGLDTLLTGEPEHKFFHEAFEYGVNVVYAGHYETEVFGVRALAARLEEEFGLPWQFLNFPTGL
- a CDS encoding PTS fructose-like transporter subunit IIB — protein: MAKLVAVTACPTGIAHTFMAAEALRRAATGAGHELRAETQGSVGSGDTLTRAEIEAADAVILAADVRVDESRFAGKTVIHASTQDAIRNASELISRATGAATQPTGSAQPTLQKAPPAPATAAPVTPAVTPGSSPKKVVGITSCPTGIAHTFMAAEGLEGGAKKLGYDVKIETQGSVGAGNPLTAQDIAAADVVIIAADTNVNLDRFQGKRVYQTGTKPAIKDGAAVVTTALEQATVYGVAGAAAAPGGGGDYVAQASAAKNAKNAGVPSAYKHLMTGVSHMLPFVVAGGLLIALAFAFGGINPPPGSFGAALLQIGGGTGAFGLFVPVLAGYIAYSIADRPGLAPGMIGGLLALGGGSGFLGGLIAGFLAGYVTRWLNQGIKLPRTLEGLKPTLLLPLLGTAITGLIMVYVVGKPVAAALTAASNWLQGLGQTSAGALGAVIGAMMAFDMGGPINKAAYTFSTGLLTNQVYGPIAAAMVAGMTPPLALFFATLLFKNRFTTDEREAGKAAGVLGISFITEGAIPFAARDPLRVIPSLMIGSAAAGAISMASGCLLRAPHGGIFVLFIPNAVTNLPMYIVALLVGTAISTVLLGVMKKPIVPIAEGSANVRSDAVATD
- a CDS encoding CBS domain-containing protein — translated: MATLRDIMTQDLSTVDSGATLKEAATLMREQDIGNVLVMDGQTLRGILTDRDIVVRAVAYGHDLGSPVTDYATGDVLTLDAGTEIGEAARTMSDRQVRRVPVTDGGQVVGIVSLADLAVRASPEEGGAALEGISQPTV
- a CDS encoding TrmB family transcriptional regulator; the encoded protein is MSAVIHLQALGLTEYEARAYTALLALGRAVPARVARQAGIPRPKIYETLERLEGRGLAAKMGQNPLEYAPLSAREYLARSRRSFDDRLSALDRDLSRLTPDPAPEAVYHLYGDAAMRSLAEDMILNARQSVFMAGDPELAGRLEHLTPRGVQLLRADLTGLPEIAALGQVAFLLARDGEAALIAHFIGAGQPGEPHGVHTHNPVIIHLIEGYIELAVRRAAEAESVVGD
- a CDS encoding PilT/PilU family type 4a pilus ATPase; the protein is MSVLNGLLSALVREGASDIHLRAGGPPAGRISGEIRRFGETRLAPEHVANFAREMMPRPEMWDLFLERREADFAYGLAGVARFRVNAYFQRGSVSLIMRVIEDKPIPTFTQLGLPEETFNRLAEHERGLILVTGPTGSGKTTTLASLLDHVNATQAVNIVTLEDPIEVLHRDRKAMINQRELGIDTLSFSAGLRASMRQDPDIILIGEMRDKETVEAALSAAQTGHLVMSTLHTQDAIRTVGRIIDFFAPHERVTIRQSLSESVVGIVSQRLLPRVGGGRVMGMEVMLGTPTIRECIKDPERIDEIKQALLEGGMLGMRTFDQHLAELVTSGVIAEDTALSAATSPHELRLLLMRRQFA
- the pfkB gene encoding 1-phosphofructokinase, giving the protein MANVVTLTLNPALDMTVRVDGLQLGEVNSGQSLQTDAGGKGVNVASFLADWGRDEPGGLNVTATGLLGADNAAPFETLLRSKGITDAFVRVPGSTRVGVKLSDHAAQETTDINLPGLSASPEHLEAVRARLRERAAQPGVFVLAGSLPPGVPGELYAELAAELRAAGAYVALDTSGAALTAVLNAATLPQLVKPNIHELEAALGRTLGTEAEVLAAAHELLSRGAEVVAVSQGEQGALIVTAAGAVRAVPPRVQVVSTVGAGDAMVAGLVASHLTGSDLPDAARRATSFSVGNITRLGAHLPPRSELDGYAAQVQVSVL
- a CDS encoding glutaminyl-peptide cyclotransferase, which produces MRVPAPTLLCSALLATGALTLVPACAARPEAAPAAVQTGRTPVLTPVVVARYPHATDAFTEGLQYLGGGTYIESTGEVEGSSISGVRRVDLKTGRPQREVPTPLSGAFGEGVTVLNGAAYHLTWKDGVAFALDAVTLRETGRYRYQGEGWGITNDGRSLIMGSGSPEIVWRDPRTFAVQKRLTVTDQGQPVRNLNELEYVQGSLYANIWLTDRIARIDPATGKVTAWIDVSALTREVSSRTAGMTFDDVANGIAFVPERGTLLLTGKRWPTLFEVRLPGLKAEAATTGAGRTRTN
- the tmk gene encoding dTMP kinase, translating into MSRPAADGGTGGLFLTFEGPEGAGKSTQLAALVRHLHGAGRAVTETREPGGTLLGTQVRRVVLDPELEMGPLPEFLLYSASRAQLVTEVIRPALARGEAVVCDRYADSTLAYQGYGRGLDLDFLSRVTTEATGGLVPDLTVLLDLDPALGLARAARRGQPDRLERADLAFHTRVRAGFLALAAAEPGRFVVLDATRPVAELSAGIWAAVEARLPSSRLA